The Engystomops pustulosus chromosome 4, aEngPut4.maternal, whole genome shotgun sequence genome contains a region encoding:
- the LOC140128525 gene encoding olfactory receptor 5AR1-like produces MYKEFHLKMFPIAEIFLFVLILGIFLMYLLSMLGNLIIIAVVYSAPRLRTPMYFFLVNLSIQDVASASSILPKLLAIEITGETYISFLGCFTQMFVYAACMDAEFFLLASMALDRYFAICVPLKYSIIMNKKVCTVLVLISWVAGSLNSLLYVSLVSHLSFCDLKDINHFYCDIKALMRVSCSEVTYINNVILLEGCILGFLPFAMILTSYGFIISTILKIKTMAGRLKIFSRCSSHLTVVFLFCGTSLSVYMKPDSESSVQSDMMLSLLYVAVVPTLNPLVYSLRNKEVLHVLKYWRKSKSIS; encoded by the coding sequence ATGTATAAAGAATTTCACTTGAAAATGTTTCCCATAGCTgagatttttttatttgttctcaTCCTCGGCATTTTCCTGATGTATCTCCTGTCTATGCTAGGAAACCTTATCATTATAGCGGTTGTGTATTCGGCACCGCGTTTGCGCACTcctatgtactttttcttggtcaACTTGTCCATCCAGGATGTGGCTTCAGCATCCAGCATCCTTCCAAAGCTGTTGGCCATTGAGATAACGGGAGAAACTTACATTTCCTTCCTAGGATGTTTCACACAGATGTTTGTTTATGCAGCATGTATGGATGCAGAGTTTTTCCTGTTGGCCTCTATGGCTTTAGACAGATACTTTGCTATTTGTGTCCCCTTAAAATATTCCATCATAATGAACAAGAAAGTGTGCACTGTCCTTGTCCTCATCTCCTGGGTTGCTGGTTCCTTAAACTCCTTACTCTATGTTTCCCTAGTATCTCACTTATCTTTTTGTGACTTGAAAGATATCAATCATTTCTACTGTGACATTAAAGCCTTGATGAGAGTCTCCTGTAGTGAGGTCACATACATAAATAATGTGATTTTATTAGAGGGGTGTATTTTAGGGTTTCTACCATTTGCCATGATTTTAACATCCTATGGTTTCATCATCTCAACTATCCTTAAAATTAAAACAATGGCAGGAAGACTGAAGATCTTCTCCAGATGCTCCTCACACCTGACAGTTGTAtttcttttttgtgggacatCACTAAGTGTCTATATGAAGCCAGACTCTGAAAGCTCCGTACAATCAGACATGATGCTCTCATTGTTATACGTGGCAGTGGTGCCGACCTTAAACCCTCTGGTCTACAGCCTGCGGAACAAAGAAGTATTACATGTTCTGAAATATTGGAGGAAATCCAAGAGTATTTCCTAG